In Pedobacter sp. SL55, the following proteins share a genomic window:
- a CDS encoding BlaI/MecI/CopY family transcriptional regulator → MEKLTQQEEEAMLAIWQVGPGFIKEFMDAMPEPKAPYTTLASTVKNLERKGFLKGERYANAIRYSAKVKEADYKKRFMNGFVNDYFQSSYKELVAFFAKDKKISAAELKEIIDLIEQPEDK, encoded by the coding sequence ATGGAGAAGTTAACACAGCAAGAAGAGGAAGCAATGCTAGCCATTTGGCAAGTGGGCCCAGGGTTTATTAAAGAATTTATGGATGCCATGCCAGAGCCTAAAGCGCCTTATACTACGCTTGCATCAACAGTAAAAAATTTAGAGCGCAAAGGTTTTTTAAAGGGAGAGCGTTATGCAAATGCCATTCGTTACAGCGCCAAAGTGAAAGAAGCTGATTATAAGAAGCGTTTCATGAACGGTTTTGTAAACGATTATTTCCAAAGTTCGTATAAAGAATTGGTGGCGTTTTTTGCTAAAGATAAAAAGATAAGTGCAGCAGAATTAAAAGAGATAATTGACCTTATTGAACAACCTGAAGATAAATAG
- a CDS encoding M56 family metallopeptidase: protein MPYLFIILLKINLVLLLFAATYYLVLRRLTFYILNRCFLVLGIVFSTAYPFIDLTEFFHQREVVAYLPELNQKASALVPTGFFINNWPILSALFYLGVLFMTVRLSIQFISLYKIHKKSNPNTVANYKVRTLDESVSPFSFWQTIYVNPSLHNEKELDTILAHEMVHVKQWHSVDIILAELSVVFYWFNPGVWLMKKAVKENLEFITDQKILKKGMDRKAYQYSLLGVGQLNNSVAIVNNFNISDLKKRIQMMNLKRSSRLTLSRYALALPVLLATTLAFTVSKKEIKTNLPQLVKIIPQLADSDEKPKEVAPVVKAKRTKISAKTQETKIKVDTVFEMREVVNAIFIKRDSGAIGKLTASELAAMMAAMKERVGSFTDVNNPITNGKVNKMVIYRQNGVDTAKMAEAKKIAITFKATAKFEDDKPLQTDKAKMVTIKAFKFGDNTTHDQIEYVVNGKVSRVNDIKNLNPNEIEQINVIKGSENKPQMRIEMKKRAEL from the coding sequence ATGCCATATCTTTTTATTATTCTGTTAAAGATAAACTTGGTGCTGCTGCTATTTGCAGCCACTTATTATCTGGTATTGCGTAGGTTAACTTTCTATATTTTAAATCGTTGTTTTTTGGTTTTAGGGATTGTTTTTTCCACAGCTTATCCATTCATAGATTTAACAGAGTTTTTCCATCAACGAGAAGTAGTTGCTTATTTACCAGAACTTAATCAAAAAGCATCGGCATTAGTACCTACTGGATTTTTTATTAATAATTGGCCAATTTTAAGCGCTTTGTTTTATTTGGGTGTGTTATTTATGACTGTAAGATTGTCCATTCAGTTCATCTCACTTTACAAAATCCATAAAAAATCTAATCCAAATACAGTAGCTAACTACAAAGTGAGAACTTTAGATGAAAGTGTTAGTCCGTTTTCATTTTGGCAAACTATTTACGTTAATCCTAGCTTGCACAACGAAAAGGAATTGGATACCATTTTAGCACACGAAATGGTTCATGTTAAACAATGGCATTCTGTAGATATTATTTTAGCCGAACTAAGTGTGGTTTTTTATTGGTTTAATCCAGGCGTTTGGTTAATGAAAAAAGCTGTAAAAGAAAACCTAGAGTTTATTACCGACCAAAAGATTTTGAAAAAAGGGATGGATAGAAAGGCTTATCAATATAGTTTGTTGGGCGTTGGTCAGTTAAACAATTCAGTAGCCATTGTCAATAATTTCAATATTTCCGATTTAAAGAAACGTATTCAGATGATGAACTTGAAGCGTTCTTCTCGTTTAACTTTAAGTAGGTACGCCTTAGCTTTGCCAGTATTGTTGGCAACAACTTTAGCATTTACGGTTTCAAAAAAAGAAATAAAAACCAATTTGCCACAATTGGTCAAAATTATTCCTCAATTGGCAGATAGCGACGAAAAGCCGAAAGAAGTGGCTCCTGTGGTTAAGGCAAAGCGTACTAAAATATCAGCAAAAACCCAAGAAACTAAAATTAAGGTCGATACGGTTTTCGAAATGCGTGAGGTGGTAAATGCCATTTTTATTAAAAGAGATAGTGGCGCTATTGGCAAACTAACTGCATCAGAATTGGCAGCAATGATGGCAGCTATGAAAGAAAGAGTAGGTTCTTTTACCGATGTAAACAACCCCATAACAAACGGGAAAGTAAACAAAATGGTAATTTACAGGCAAAACGGAGTTGATACGGCAAAGATGGCTGAAGCAAAAAAAATTGCTATTACGTTTAAAGCAACTGCTAAATTTGAAGATGACAAACCCTTACAAACTGACAAAGCAAAAATGGTCACTATTAAAGCTTTTAAATTTGGAGATAATACTACCCACGATCAAATAGAGTATGTAGTTAATGGGAAAGTTTCTCGTGTTAACGATATTAAAAACCTTAATCCGAACGAAATAGAACAAATTAACGTAATTAAGGGTAGCGAGAACAAACCTCAAATGCGTATAGAGATGAAAAAGAGAGCCGAATTGTAG
- the nudK gene encoding GDP-mannose pyrophosphatase NudK: MIKDIQILNTEILSDNWYTLNKVTYQFTKPDGSQQIQNREAYDRGNGATILLYNLEQKSIILTKQFRLPTYLNGNPSGMLIEACAGLLDKDNAEDCIKRETEEETGYKITDVRKIFEVYMSPGSVTEILYFFTAAYNKSMKVNDGGGLAHEEEHIEVLELDFEKALQMIDNGEIKDAKTIMLIQHLRLKSIL; this comes from the coding sequence ATGATCAAGGATATACAAATTTTAAATACTGAAATTTTAAGCGACAATTGGTACACGCTAAATAAAGTTACCTACCAGTTTACCAAGCCAGATGGTAGCCAGCAGATCCAAAACCGAGAAGCTTATGATAGAGGAAATGGCGCCACCATCCTACTTTATAACTTAGAACAAAAGTCGATTATTCTTACCAAACAATTTCGTTTACCTACCTATTTAAACGGAAATCCCTCTGGGATGTTGATAGAGGCCTGTGCGGGTTTATTAGATAAAGACAATGCAGAAGATTGTATTAAACGCGAAACCGAAGAAGAAACTGGTTACAAAATAACAGATGTACGCAAAATATTTGAAGTGTACATGTCGCCAGGTTCGGTAACAGAAATTCTCTACTTTTTTACTGCGGCTTACAATAAAAGCATGAAAGTAAACGATGGCGGAGGTTTAGCTCACGAAGAAGAACATATTGAAGTACTGGAATTGGATTTTGAGAAAGCATTACAAATGATTGATAATGGTGAAATTAAAGATGCCAAAACCATAATGCTAATACAACATTTGCGTTTAAAAAGCATTTTATAA
- a CDS encoding polysaccharide lyase 6 family protein: MKKFNSLFLMFLLVNCVFCSSCTASNVAEVVEERKQQAPSEAKVYTISSAIELNALTLAPGDKVVMKAGEWKNQLINFKAKGTAEKPITLIAETKGSVILSGNSNLKIDGEWLVVDGLSFKNGFSLKDDVVIFTKNTANSRLTNTSIENYNPSDKTVDYKWVSLHGRNNRVDHCAISGKTHQGTTLVVWLDDKPNYHQIDHNYFGPRPDLGVNGGETIRIGTSTYSMNDSYTTVQHNIFDKCNGEMEIISIKSGYNKILNNLFYECVGTITFRHGNHSEVSNNYLVGNGVANTGGIRIIGESQKVTGNYLYKIAGTSLRAAISVMNAYENPELNEYWQVKNAVIENNIIVNGREAFVLGAGKDSKRVLAPDGVKIMNNYIINAATLLVSQDEPKNLTLQNNQVDGGNFSSGFVKMGNDLQLSDGIWQNKTSVKTPFWLNTAVGPDWKKDNRSFIFK, encoded by the coding sequence ATGAAAAAATTTAATAGCCTATTCTTGATGTTTTTATTGGTTAACTGCGTGTTTTGCAGCTCTTGTACAGCTTCAAACGTGGCAGAGGTAGTCGAAGAAAGAAAACAGCAGGCTCCATCAGAAGCTAAGGTTTACACTATAAGCTCAGCTATAGAGTTAAATGCATTAACTTTAGCGCCTGGCGACAAGGTAGTGATGAAGGCTGGCGAATGGAAAAACCAGTTGATTAATTTCAAAGCCAAAGGCACTGCCGAAAAACCAATTACCTTAATTGCGGAAACAAAGGGTAGTGTGATACTATCGGGAAATTCTAACTTAAAGATAGACGGAGAGTGGCTAGTGGTGGATGGATTATCTTTCAAAAATGGTTTTTCATTAAAGGATGATGTGGTAATTTTTACTAAAAACACTGCTAACAGCCGATTAACCAATACCAGTATCGAAAATTATAACCCGAGCGATAAAACGGTTGACTACAAGTGGGTGTCGTTGCATGGAAGAAATAACCGCGTAGATCACTGCGCTATTTCTGGTAAAACGCATCAAGGTACAACCTTGGTAGTCTGGTTAGATGATAAGCCTAACTATCATCAAATAGACCACAATTATTTTGGCCCACGCCCAGATTTAGGGGTAAACGGAGGCGAAACTATCCGTATTGGTACCAGCACCTATTCTATGAACGATTCGTACACCACAGTACAGCACAACATTTTCGATAAGTGCAATGGCGAAATGGAAATCATTTCTATCAAATCTGGCTACAATAAAATTCTGAATAACTTATTTTACGAGTGTGTAGGTACCATAACGTTTAGGCATGGCAACCACTCTGAGGTTAGCAACAATTATTTGGTTGGTAATGGTGTAGCTAATACAGGTGGTATCCGCATCATTGGCGAAAGCCAAAAAGTAACGGGCAATTATCTTTATAAAATTGCCGGAACCAGTTTGCGTGCGGCTATTTCTGTAATGAACGCTTACGAAAATCCAGAGTTAAACGAGTATTGGCAAGTTAAAAATGCTGTTATCGAAAATAATATCATTGTTAATGGAAGAGAAGCTTTTGTGTTGGGTGCAGGAAAAGATAGTAAAAGGGTTTTGGCTCCAGATGGAGTGAAAATCATGAATAATTACATTATCAATGCAGCAACATTGTTGGTAAGCCAAGACGAACCCAAAAACTTAACCTTACAAAATAATCAGGTAGATGGAGGTAATTTCTCTAGCGGTTTCGTAAAAATGGGTAACGATTTGCAACTGTCTGATGGTATTTGGCAAAATAAAACATCGGTAAAAACTCCCTTTTGGTTAAACACAGCCGTTGGTCCAGATTGGAAAAAAGACAATCGGAGTTTTATTTTTAAGTAA
- a CDS encoding chondroitinase-B domain-containing protein produces MNQNLRISAGEVATNKPITNKTKFLRSMMKFHILFLALFLTVFSTNAAEILVNSPQELKSAVAKAKPGDVILLKNKVWTDVQLVVAGKGTKEKPIWIKPETGEKLQISGKSNLKIGGEYIYIKGLHFKNGYSPKDHVINFRVDNDNLANNCRITQFAIEDFSQPERFKGDSWVALWGKNNRVDHCTFTNKLNAGPVIIAELNDERSQQNYHSIDSNYFNGRQRFGSNGGETIRIGVSRYSLTASRTQIVHNLFERCNGEVEIVSIKSGENNISFNTFLECEGSLVLRHGSKNVVQGNLFLGNNKPFTGGVRVINPGHQVFDNVFKDLRGTAFRSPLAVMNGVQNSLINRYHQVVDAKIERNTFINCEPSLFGAGKDAERTLAPQNVIFSKNLLVQPVNALYTDENKDGGISIKDNAVVSNLAVQEGFVSKKPSYVTINSISLPYLANYGAPLNKMKFVQKADVGAAWYKQEVKAVNRNPQIVKLSAKESNTIQQAIAKLNGGDVLELIDTGFYSVEDEIVVGKSITIRAAADLKTKPIFVNGSNKTLPAFITIDNGATLKVYGIAFKGAFGSAGEVRCGIRSTELPMNKPYKAFIDGCEFYDYNESSFAGFKGSKSTLADSLVITNSIFRNISGTGINLAEERDDKGIYGAEYTVIKNCVFTNILGSAINVYRGGNDESTLGPFVTIENCTLNEVDNREQGSAVRLLGAQYARVLNSNFVNSGQGGRSVEFREFRWDNILVDNCNFYNSGKVDTFYNKALGKRIFEIKSEFNDTEAFDFTLKAGNALLANGIGANIR; encoded by the coding sequence ATGAACCAAAATCTGCGTATATCAGCGGGAGAAGTAGCAACCAACAAACCAATAACCAATAAAACCAAATTCCTTCGTTCAATGATGAAGTTCCATATTCTTTTTCTAGCCCTTTTCCTTACTGTATTTTCAACCAATGCAGCCGAAATTCTGGTAAACTCGCCACAAGAATTAAAATCTGCTGTTGCCAAAGCCAAGCCTGGAGATGTCATTTTACTTAAAAACAAAGTTTGGACAGATGTGCAGTTGGTGGTTGCTGGCAAAGGAACCAAAGAAAAACCAATTTGGATAAAACCCGAAACAGGGGAAAAATTACAGATTTCTGGGAAATCGAACCTGAAAATAGGAGGCGAATATATCTACATCAAAGGGCTTCATTTTAAAAACGGTTACAGCCCAAAAGATCATGTCATTAATTTTAGGGTTGATAACGATAATTTGGCAAACAACTGCCGCATCACACAATTTGCGATAGAAGATTTTAGTCAACCAGAACGGTTTAAGGGAGATTCGTGGGTGGCACTTTGGGGAAAGAACAACCGTGTAGACCATTGCACTTTTACCAATAAGTTAAATGCTGGCCCAGTAATTATTGCAGAGCTTAACGACGAGCGTAGTCAGCAGAATTATCACAGTATTGATTCAAATTACTTTAATGGCCGTCAGCGTTTTGGTTCTAATGGTGGCGAAACTATTCGCATTGGTGTTTCTAGATATTCTTTAACAGCATCAAGAACTCAGATTGTACATAACCTTTTCGAACGTTGCAATGGCGAAGTAGAAATCGTTTCTATCAAATCTGGAGAAAATAACATCAGTTTCAATACTTTTTTAGAATGTGAAGGCAGTTTGGTGTTAAGGCATGGTTCTAAAAATGTAGTGCAAGGCAATTTATTTTTAGGAAACAACAAGCCATTTACCGGTGGCGTAAGGGTAATTAATCCAGGGCACCAAGTTTTTGATAACGTATTTAAAGATTTGAGAGGAACTGCTTTCCGCTCGCCATTGGCAGTAATGAACGGCGTTCAAAATTCGCTCATTAATCGTTATCATCAAGTGGTTGATGCCAAAATAGAGCGCAATACTTTCATTAACTGCGAGCCATCCTTATTTGGTGCAGGTAAAGATGCCGAACGGACTTTAGCTCCACAAAATGTGATTTTTTCGAAGAATTTATTGGTTCAGCCAGTAAATGCACTCTATACAGACGAGAACAAAGATGGTGGCATCAGTATTAAAGACAATGCGGTGGTTTCAAATCTGGCAGTTCAAGAAGGTTTTGTAAGCAAGAAACCATCATACGTAACTATTAATAGCATTTCGTTGCCTTACTTGGCAAATTACGGCGCTCCGTTAAATAAAATGAAGTTTGTACAAAAGGCCGATGTGGGTGCAGCTTGGTATAAGCAAGAAGTAAAAGCCGTAAACCGAAATCCCCAAATTGTTAAACTTAGTGCTAAAGAAAGCAATACTATACAGCAGGCAATTGCGAAATTAAACGGTGGCGATGTTTTAGAACTAATTGATACAGGTTTTTACAGCGTGGAGGACGAAATTGTAGTAGGAAAATCTATTACCATTAGAGCGGCAGCAGACTTAAAAACCAAACCAATCTTTGTAAATGGTAGTAATAAAACTTTGCCCGCTTTTATCACTATAGATAATGGGGCAACGTTAAAAGTGTACGGCATTGCATTTAAGGGCGCATTTGGTAGTGCTGGCGAGGTTCGCTGCGGTATCCGCTCTACAGAATTACCCATGAATAAACCTTACAAAGCATTTATTGATGGCTGTGAGTTTTACGATTATAACGAAAGTTCATTTGCCGGCTTTAAAGGCAGCAAATCTACCTTGGCAGATAGCCTGGTAATTACAAATTCAATATTCAGGAACATTTCTGGTACAGGTATCAACTTGGCCGAAGAAAGGGATGATAAAGGTATTTACGGAGCGGAATATACGGTGATTAAAAACTGCGTGTTTACCAATATTTTGGGAAGTGCAATTAACGTATATCGTGGCGGAAACGACGAAAGTACACTGGGTCCCTTTGTAACCATAGAAAATTGTACCCTTAACGAAGTAGATAACAGAGAGCAAGGCTCTGCCGTTCGTTTGCTAGGTGCGCAATATGCCAGAGTGTTAAATTCCAATTTCGTAAATAGTGGTCAGGGTGGTAGATCTGTAGAGTTTAGAGAATTTCGTTGGGACAATATTTTGGTGGATAACTGTAACTTTTATAATTCAGGTAAGGTTGACACTTTTTATAATAAAGCGCTAGGCAAACGTATTTTCGAAATTAAGTCAGAGTTTAACGATACCGAAGCTTTTGATTTCACATTAAAGGCGGGTAACGCTTTACTAGCTAATGGTATTGGCGCAAATATTCGATAA